One part of the Leptolyngbya sp. FACHB-261 genome encodes these proteins:
- the recQ gene encoding DNA helicase RecQ, with protein sequence MAFSAAVSLEQGIPQLEAVLKQYFGHDGFRPGQREIVEQVLQGQDQLILMPTGGGKSLTYQLPALLLPGLTIVVSPLIALMQDQVERLQDNGIAATYVNSSLTPGQRTQREQAALQGRIKLLYVAPERLLSESFLPLLDQIQARVGLSLLAIDEAHCVSEWGHDFRPEYRQLARVRERYPGLPALALTATATERVRQDILSQLRLEDPHVHIASFNRPNLYYEVRAKHKDSYAELVHLLRQQPDAAVIIYCQSRKSVEFLSERLNRDGISALPYHAGLSGEQRAEHQSRFIRDDVPVLVATVAFGMGIGKPDVRAVIHYELPRNLEGYYQESGRAGRDSQTAQCILFFSPGDRAKVEYLITQKPDEQEQRIARQQLNQVMAYAESTTCRRRIQLSYFGETLQIGNCKNCDNCLRPLPLEDRTIHAQKFLSCVARCRERFGMRHIIDVLRGANTQQIRRHGHEKLSTYGIGQDQTVEEWQRLGRALLHQNLLEEATDGYSILKLNEGSWQVLRQQLQVQVAIPISAATPRLEESGPVQALDVDSEGLFQHLRALRKRLADDLGVPPYGVFPDTSLRAMAQQRPDSQTQFAQIPGVGTRKLEAYSAVFTQAIRAYCEAYDLPLGLMPELGRALGSGPIIGSTNTVASSPSLTQKLTLELYQQGLSLEEIAQQRQLKARTIADHLASLIEAGEISDLERLVSPDRHEVILATFKKLGSEALTPVRECLGEQYTYDEIRFVRALHHRSS encoded by the coding sequence ATGGCTTTTTCAGCGGCAGTCAGTCTGGAGCAGGGCATCCCCCAGCTCGAAGCGGTTCTCAAACAGTATTTCGGCCACGATGGCTTCCGGCCTGGGCAGCGTGAAATCGTTGAGCAGGTGCTCCAGGGCCAGGATCAGCTGATCCTGATGCCCACAGGCGGAGGCAAGTCGCTCACCTATCAGCTGCCAGCTCTGTTATTGCCGGGTTTAACCATTGTCGTGTCGCCGTTGATCGCGCTGATGCAGGACCAGGTCGAGCGCTTGCAGGACAACGGCATCGCGGCGACTTATGTCAACAGTTCCCTGACGCCAGGGCAACGCACCCAGCGTGAGCAAGCCGCTTTGCAGGGCCGGATCAAATTGCTATATGTCGCGCCGGAGCGATTGCTCAGCGAAAGTTTTCTGCCCCTCCTCGATCAGATCCAAGCCAGAGTCGGGCTGTCGCTCTTGGCCATTGATGAAGCGCACTGTGTTTCTGAGTGGGGGCACGACTTCCGTCCGGAGTACCGGCAATTGGCTCGGGTACGCGAACGCTACCCTGGACTGCCCGCCTTAGCTTTGACCGCAACGGCAACGGAGCGAGTTCGCCAGGATATTCTCAGTCAGCTGAGGCTAGAAGACCCTCACGTCCACATTGCTAGCTTCAATCGGCCCAATCTCTATTACGAAGTCCGGGCCAAGCACAAGGATTCCTACGCAGAATTGGTGCATCTGCTGCGGCAGCAACCAGATGCAGCCGTGATTATTTACTGTCAGAGCCGCAAGAGTGTTGAATTCTTGAGCGAACGCTTGAATCGGGATGGTATCAGCGCTCTGCCTTACCATGCTGGTTTGTCTGGAGAGCAACGCGCTGAACACCAGTCTCGCTTTATTCGTGATGATGTCCCCGTTCTGGTTGCTACGGTTGCCTTTGGCATGGGCATCGGCAAGCCGGATGTCCGAGCGGTGATCCATTACGAGTTGCCGCGTAACCTGGAGGGCTACTATCAGGAATCCGGGCGGGCAGGTCGCGATAGCCAAACTGCCCAGTGCATCCTATTCTTCAGTCCGGGTGACCGGGCCAAGGTCGAATACCTAATTACCCAGAAGCCTGATGAACAGGAGCAGCGCATCGCGCGGCAACAGCTCAACCAGGTGATGGCCTACGCAGAGAGCACGACTTGCCGCCGCCGTATCCAACTCAGTTACTTTGGCGAAACTCTTCAGATCGGCAACTGCAAGAACTGCGACAACTGCCTGCGCCCGTTACCTCTAGAAGACCGGACCATTCACGCGCAGAAATTTCTGTCTTGCGTAGCGAGGTGTAGAGAGCGCTTCGGTATGCGACACATCATCGACGTGCTCCGGGGTGCCAACACCCAGCAGATTCGCAGGCATGGCCACGAGAAACTCTCAACCTATGGCATCGGTCAGGACCAAACGGTCGAGGAATGGCAACGATTGGGCAGAGCCCTACTGCACCAAAATCTGTTGGAAGAGGCAACTGATGGCTACTCCATCCTCAAACTCAACGAAGGCTCCTGGCAAGTTCTACGCCAACAGCTCCAAGTACAGGTTGCAATCCCCATCAGTGCCGCTACTCCTCGCTTAGAGGAATCTGGCCCAGTTCAGGCACTGGATGTGGATTCTGAGGGCTTGTTTCAACATCTGCGAGCGCTGCGCAAGCGCTTAGCTGATGATCTCGGTGTACCTCCCTACGGAGTGTTTCCGGACACCAGCTTGCGGGCAATGGCTCAACAGCGCCCGGACTCGCAAACTCAATTTGCACAGATTCCCGGGGTTGGCACTCGCAAATTAGAGGCGTACAGTGCTGTTTTCACACAAGCGATTCGAGCTTATTGTGAGGCCTACGACTTGCCTCTGGGTTTGATGCCGGAGCTAGGACGAGCGCTCGGCTCTGGGCCCATTATTGGCTCTACTAATACAGTTGCCAGCTCTCCGTCTCTAACCCAAAAACTGACCCTAGAGCTGTATCAGCAGGGGCTCAGCCTGGAAGAGATAGCTCAGCAGCGTCAGCTCAAAGCCCGCACAATTGCCGATCATCTAGCTAGTTTAATTGAGGCGGGCGAAATTTCTGATCTGGAGCGACTGGTTTCACCTGATCGCCATGAGGTGATCTTGGCTACATTCAAAAAGCTGGGAAGCGAGGCTTTAACCCCAGTTCGGGAGTGTTTGGGAGAGCAGTACACCTACGATGAAATTCGCTTTGTCCGCGCCTTGCACCACCGCTCTAGCTAG
- a CDS encoding glycoside hydrolase family 10 protein, translating to MRRPRIRRQSIWRDWLNVVWPIFLCASLVLGLALVSRAQPTLGLVPAAPELRGTWLTNIDSEVLFSAPQTRSALERLKQLNFNTVYPTVYQGGYTLYPSRVAERTLGHRVDPHPGLQRRDMLLEVVRRGHQLGLSVLPWLEFGLMAPEVSTLAARHPDWLTQRQDGSQVVMEGKDRRVWLNPFHPGVQQFMVSLVDELAANYNIDGLQLDDHFGLPVELGYDPYTVQLYRRERGQLPPSDYRDPAWMRWRAEKLTALMRRIFYTLKRRRPRALMALSPNPWEFSYQNYLQDWRDWERRGLVEELIVQVYRSDLERFRLELGRPELQQAASHIPVGVGILAGLKNRLSPSEQIQAQVELARSSGLAGVSFFFYETLAQQDDTLKALFPTPASRPSLQSSPKP from the coding sequence ATGCGACGACCTCGGATCCGAAGACAGTCGATCTGGCGAGATTGGCTGAATGTAGTCTGGCCTATTTTCTTATGTGCTTCCCTCGTGCTGGGCTTAGCCCTGGTCAGCCGCGCCCAGCCAACACTAGGACTGGTCCCAGCCGCACCAGAACTACGGGGGACTTGGCTCACCAACATCGACAGCGAAGTGCTGTTCTCAGCGCCTCAAACTCGCTCAGCCTTAGAGCGGTTGAAGCAGCTCAACTTCAATACGGTGTATCCCACGGTCTATCAAGGCGGCTACACCCTCTACCCCAGCCGAGTTGCTGAACGCACGTTGGGTCATCGCGTCGATCCTCATCCGGGCCTACAACGACGAGACATGCTCCTGGAGGTAGTCAGGCGAGGACACCAGTTGGGCTTGAGTGTATTGCCCTGGCTGGAGTTTGGCCTCATGGCACCTGAAGTCTCTACCCTGGCGGCTCGCCATCCTGACTGGTTGACCCAACGACAGGACGGCTCGCAAGTGGTTATGGAAGGCAAGGACCGACGGGTCTGGCTTAATCCTTTTCATCCCGGCGTACAACAGTTTATGGTGTCGCTGGTCGACGAGCTAGCCGCCAACTACAACATCGATGGTCTACAACTCGATGACCACTTCGGTTTGCCAGTCGAATTGGGCTACGACCCTTACACGGTCCAGTTGTACCGGCGCGAGCGCGGACAACTCCCGCCCAGTGACTACCGTGACCCGGCCTGGATGCGTTGGCGTGCTGAAAAGCTCACCGCGCTGATGAGACGCATTTTCTACACTCTTAAGCGTCGGCGTCCAAGAGCGCTCATGGCCCTCTCTCCAAATCCTTGGGAGTTTTCGTACCAAAACTACCTGCAAGATTGGCGCGATTGGGAGCGACGGGGCTTGGTGGAAGAACTGATTGTCCAGGTCTACCGCAGTGATCTGGAGCGCTTCAGGCTGGAACTGGGTCGACCAGAACTACAGCAAGCCGCAAGCCACATTCCAGTGGGCGTGGGAATTCTCGCTGGGCTCAAGAACCGTCTTTCGCCATCTGAGCAGATCCAAGCCCAGGTGGAGTTAGCCCGTAGTTCGGGTTTAGCTGGCGTTTCGTTCTTCTTCTACGAAACGCTTGCTCAGCAGGATGACACACTCAAAGCCCTATTCCCCACGCCAGCGTCGCGCCCTAGCCTGCAGTCTTCGCCTAAGCCTTAA
- a CDS encoding alpha/beta fold hydrolase has protein sequence MTLGKILQAQVQQAGSCPVVASVVAPVVAIPFALLLVGAGASVQALPAQLPSAHPTPYNSGSAEESLVAQGRDQSSSAQTQVRRQDFYIANGPASRLFIRELRSSRASDGIPVLLIHGGGTGGVASFDLDVRGYSLAEDLARAGHSVYLMDVRGFGRSTRPASMSQPLTASPPAVTSAEAVEDISTVVSWLRVRNRGQRVALIGWASGGHWAGMYTSGNNQQVSHLVMLNSLYGVDAPWPLRESFEDPSRPGQFNPNAGDRLATAEDLLSSWNRAIPTTDKSQWRDPAIADAYQRTALASEPTSNRQPPSLRIPGAFRQDAYNLSRGQKYWQASDIWVPTLVIRGERDHWSRPEDLTALQAELVNAPTARTVSIPDGTHFLFLDRPERGRARFLQEVLSFLK, from the coding sequence ATGACCCTAGGCAAAATTCTGCAAGCCCAAGTGCAGCAGGCTGGTAGCTGCCCAGTTGTCGCCTCAGTTGTCGCCCCAGTTGTCGCCATACCGTTCGCTTTGCTTTTAGTAGGAGCAGGGGCATCAGTGCAAGCGCTACCCGCGCAACTGCCCAGCGCCCATCCAACTCCCTACAATTCAGGGTCAGCAGAAGAATCCCTAGTTGCCCAAGGGCGCGATCAATCCTCTTCGGCTCAGACTCAGGTAAGGCGCCAGGATTTCTATATTGCCAACGGACCAGCAAGCCGTCTGTTTATTCGCGAACTTCGATCAAGCCGGGCTTCAGATGGCATCCCGGTGTTGCTGATTCATGGAGGCGGTACTGGCGGTGTCGCGTCCTTTGATTTAGACGTACGGGGTTACTCACTGGCTGAAGACTTAGCGAGAGCGGGCCACTCTGTCTATCTAATGGATGTTCGAGGCTTTGGCAGATCAACCCGTCCTGCTTCCATGAGCCAGCCGCTCACAGCCAGTCCGCCCGCAGTGACCTCTGCCGAGGCAGTGGAAGATATCAGTACGGTGGTGAGTTGGTTGCGCGTTCGCAATCGAGGGCAACGCGTTGCGCTGATCGGTTGGGCCAGTGGTGGACACTGGGCAGGTATGTATACGAGTGGCAACAACCAGCAGGTCAGCCATTTAGTCATGCTCAATAGCCTCTACGGGGTTGATGCGCCTTGGCCATTGCGTGAGTCCTTTGAAGATCCCTCTCGGCCAGGCCAGTTCAACCCCAATGCTGGTGATCGACTGGCAACCGCTGAGGACTTGCTAAGCAGTTGGAATCGAGCCATCCCCACAACAGACAAAAGCCAATGGCGTGACCCCGCAATTGCTGATGCCTATCAACGAACTGCTCTCGCCAGTGAGCCAACCAGCAATCGTCAACCGCCCAGTTTGCGCATTCCAGGTGCATTTCGGCAGGATGCTTATAACCTCTCCCGAGGTCAAAAATATTGGCAGGCGTCAGATATTTGGGTGCCGACGCTGGTGATTCGCGGCGAGCGTGATCACTGGTCAAGACCTGAAGACTTAACTGCGCTACAAGCTGAGTTGGTGAATGCTCCTACTGCCAGAACCGTCTCGATTCCCGATGGTACACACTTCCTATTCCTAGACCGACCGGAGCGGGGACGGGCTCGTTTTCTTCAGGAAGTATTGTCCTTCTTAAAGTAG
- a CDS encoding NAD(P)/FAD-dependent oxidoreductase, which produces MSTPASPCRILILGAGFGGLTAAQTLGHLFKNKKLSQEHPIEVTLVNQDNFFVFTPMLPEAAGGTLEFRHITYPIRQALQRLPVIFRRERVLEINLDAKQVTTLNEGKDTLAVLPYDILILGLGSVPNSYNLPGVSEYTFPLKDVSDAIALRNQVIDQFEQSVLESDEQRRRELLTFLVAGGGDAGVETVMELRDLIHGALLKDYPMIKPDEISLKLVAFELLPHVEPNLAQYATEQMRRKGIEIMDKTMISEVNPRWVQIKDGPRIPTQTCVWTAGVKVHPAITKLDCPKDRTGRLLVDTCSELDGYPNVFALGDCAAQLDTKTEKPHPQTAQVAVRQAQNLARNVVARLKGEPLQPFDFTTLLHIVPLGYQDGVANILGVRFSGFPAWVVWRSLYLFLLPDWDNRLRVSLDWTIALFFRKDTSQIKETRSQAAVQRSPEHALLKD; this is translated from the coding sequence ATGTCGACCCCAGCCTCTCCTTGCCGCATCTTGATCTTGGGCGCTGGCTTCGGTGGCCTGACCGCTGCGCAGACCCTGGGCCATTTATTCAAGAATAAGAAGCTCTCTCAAGAGCATCCCATTGAGGTCACGCTAGTAAACCAGGACAACTTCTTTGTGTTTACGCCCATGCTGCCAGAGGCAGCTGGAGGCACCCTGGAATTCCGCCACATTACCTATCCCATTCGTCAAGCGCTCCAGCGTCTGCCCGTCATCTTTCGCCGCGAACGGGTACTAGAGATTAATCTCGATGCCAAACAAGTCACAACCCTCAACGAAGGCAAAGATACTCTAGCTGTTTTGCCTTACGACATTCTGATTTTGGGCTTGGGTTCAGTTCCCAATAGCTATAACCTACCGGGCGTCAGTGAGTACACATTCCCCCTCAAGGATGTCTCCGACGCTATCGCTCTGCGGAACCAAGTCATTGACCAGTTTGAGCAATCAGTTCTAGAGTCTGACGAACAGCGGCGGCGCGAACTGCTGACTTTCCTAGTGGCTGGCGGGGGCGATGCTGGGGTTGAGACGGTCATGGAGCTGCGGGATTTGATCCACGGGGCTCTGCTCAAGGACTACCCGATGATCAAGCCGGATGAGATTTCACTCAAGCTGGTAGCCTTTGAGTTGTTGCCCCACGTTGAGCCCAATCTGGCGCAGTATGCTACAGAGCAAATGCGGCGCAAGGGCATTGAGATCATGGATAAAACCATGATTTCTGAGGTGAACCCCCGTTGGGTCCAAATCAAAGATGGTCCTCGCATCCCCACTCAAACCTGCGTCTGGACCGCTGGTGTAAAAGTACACCCAGCCATTACTAAGCTGGACTGCCCCAAGGACCGCACCGGGCGCTTGCTGGTCGACACTTGCTCAGAGCTAGACGGCTACCCCAATGTCTTTGCGCTTGGCGACTGTGCCGCTCAGCTTGACACCAAAACCGAGAAGCCCCATCCTCAAACAGCTCAGGTTGCTGTGCGTCAGGCCCAAAATCTGGCGCGGAACGTTGTTGCCCGTCTAAAGGGCGAGCCCCTTCAGCCCTTCGACTTCACAACGCTGCTGCACATTGTTCCCCTCGGCTACCAGGATGGGGTAGCTAATATCCTGGGGGTGCGCTTCTCGGGATTTCCAGCTTGGGTGGTATGGCGCTCTCTATACCTTTTCTTGCTTCCGGATTGGGACAACCGCCTGCGAGTTTCGCTGGACTGGACGATTGCCCTGTTCTTCCGCAAGGATACCTCTCAGATCAAGGAGACCCGCTCTCAAGCTGCCGTGCAGCGCAGCCCCGAGCACGCTCTGCTTAAGGATTAG
- a CDS encoding LysR family transcriptional regulator — MELRHLRYFIAVAEDLHFGRAAERLHIAQQPLSRQIRDLETELGVELFYRTKRTVRLTEIGQAFLIEARKTLKQAEQAVLLAQRMGQGEIGRLAIGFTGPALNKVLPKIVRQFKQRHPKVELALERLQTNEQVKALRAGEIHAGLLHPPIDDDTLLLETIDREKLVVVLPDTHELAQELKPISLKVLANESFVLFPRQVGPVLYDQIIGLCQKSGFSPKIVQEVISQQTILGLVAVGIGITLIHASVQTVGQAGVVVRDLLEPTPELELAIAWSPTVTNPLLPSLLEIVREIVA; from the coding sequence ATGGAACTGCGACATCTCCGCTACTTTATTGCTGTCGCTGAGGACCTCCATTTTGGGCGCGCAGCTGAGCGGCTCCACATCGCTCAACAACCTCTGAGCCGCCAGATTCGAGACTTGGAAACAGAGCTAGGCGTTGAGCTTTTTTACCGCACTAAACGTACAGTGCGTCTAACAGAAATTGGACAAGCGTTCTTAATTGAGGCAAGAAAAACACTCAAACAAGCCGAACAAGCTGTGCTCTTAGCTCAACGCATGGGGCAAGGCGAAATCGGGCGGTTGGCAATTGGCTTTACAGGCCCTGCCTTAAATAAGGTGCTTCCCAAAATCGTGCGTCAGTTCAAACAAAGACATCCCAAAGTAGAGCTTGCTTTAGAGCGGCTACAAACCAATGAACAGGTGAAAGCGCTGCGCGCTGGTGAAATTCACGCTGGTTTACTGCATCCGCCCATCGACGATGACACTTTGCTCTTAGAAACCATTGATCGCGAAAAACTGGTTGTTGTTTTGCCAGACACGCATGAGTTAGCTCAAGAACTCAAGCCTATCTCGCTAAAAGTCCTAGCTAATGAGTCTTTTGTTCTGTTTCCCCGGCAGGTTGGTCCAGTTTTATATGACCAAATTATTGGCCTATGTCAAAAATCTGGGTTTAGTCCCAAAATTGTGCAGGAGGTCATTTCTCAACAAACCATTCTTGGTTTAGTTGCGGTGGGGATTGGAATTACCCTAATCCATGCCTCCGTTCAGACTGTAGGACAAGCTGGAGTTGTTGTTAGAGACCTACTAGAGCCGACGCCAGAACTAGAGTTAGCAATTGCTTGGAGCCCCACTGTAACTAATCCACTGCTGCCATCTCTGCTCGAAATTGTCAGAGAAATCGTGGCTTAG